A DNA window from Mycolicibacter terrae contains the following coding sequences:
- the pks13 gene encoding polyketide synthase Pks13 (Pks13 is a key enzyme in mycolic acid biosynthesis.), whose product MSEAPQMNGDDATLRGTSRSDLTVADMRAWLRNWVAEATAQSPEKINETAPLIELGLSSRDAVAMASDIEDYTGVTLSATVAFRHPTIEALATVIVEGEPVVVDHSGDEDWSREEDSAVDIAVVGLATRFPGDMNSPEETWQKLLAGFDAITDLPEGRWSEFLEEPRIAERVSKARTRGGYLSDIKGFDAEFFALSKMEADNIDPQQRMALELTWEALEHARIPASSLRGEAVAVYMGSSNADYQNLALSDPSITHPYAITGNASSIIANRVSYFYDFRGPSVAVDTACSSSLVAVHQGVQALRNGEADVVVAGGVNALITPLVTVGFDEVGGVLSPDGRIKSFSSDADGYARSEGGGVLVLKRVQDARRDGDQILAVIAGSAVNHDGRSNGLLAPNPDAQEAVLRKAYKNAGIDPRTVDYIEAHGTGTILGDPIEAEALGRVVGRGRAADKPALLGAVKSNVGHLESAAGAASLAKIVLALQHDKIPPSINYAGPNPYIDFNATHLKVADTVTDWPRYGGYAVAGVSGFGFGGANAHLVVREVLPRDVVEKETPKDSAPESVVAEEDPVLEHEAPRFDEYGEFIAPESSVEEPEYELPGLTEEAVRLKEAALAELAAREPSKPLIPLAVSAFLTSRKKAAAAELADWIDSEEGRATPLESIGRALSRRNHGRSRAVVLAHDHDEAVAGLRAVAEGKSKPNIYSADGPVTNGPVWVLAGFGAQHRKMGKELYLRDPIFAEWIEKVDALIQDERGVSILEMILDDAVDYTGDTVEYPIEAVQLVIFAIQIALGELLRAHGAEPAAMIGQSLGEPGAAYFAGGLSLRDTVRIIVPRARLMGEGEAMLFGEYIRLMALVEYSAEEIKTVFADFPDLEVCVYAAPTQTVIGGPPEQVDAIIARAEAEGRFARKFQTKGASHTAQMDPLLGEFTADLQGIEPMPLNCGYFSTVHEGSYIRPSAEPIHDVDYWKKGLRHSVYFTHGVRNAVDNGYTTFLELAPNPVALMQVGLTTADAGLPDAQLIATLARKADEVDAMTMAMAQLYVHGHDLDMRTLFPRRAEGPVGPEEFADIPPTRFRHKPHWLDAHFSGDATGVMPGSHIATPDGRHVFEYAARGETDLATLVKSAAAAVLPGATLVASEQRAVPAEGSRLVTTLTRHPGGASVQVHSRIGESFTLVYDALVSRGGEGAVALPMAVGAGTSITSETIAAPADNGAVDDADDAAILHDNLTAGAGLAAGFAKWSPESGETIADRLGAIVGGAMGYEPEDLPWEVPLIELGLDSLMAVRIKNRVEYDFDMPPIQLTAVRDANLYNVAEMIRYAVEHRDEVQALHEHQKTLTPEEIAAEQAALISGATVSSVTAPAPDPQAESETQAPPASEIPIPPPPTDPSGPGGAPIPPPPTNPEGPSGVAKATAAAAAAKVLTQEAVTEALGADVPPRDAAERVTFATWAIVTGKSPGGIFNELPALDDAAAEKMAARLSERAEGIITVDDVTSATTIEGLATIVRDQLEEGVVDGFVRTLRAPKEGSSRLPLFVFHPAGGSTVVYEPLMKRLPADTPVYGIERVEGSIEERAAEYVPKLLEMHDGPFALAGWSLGGALAYACAIGLTRAGADVRYVGLIDLVLPGEPIDQSKEGMRARWDRYARFAERTFNVEVPEIPYEELEKLDDEGQVKFVLEVVAQSGVQIPGGIIEHQRTSYLDNRALDTIEIQPYDGHVTLYMADRYHDDAIVFEPAYATRKPDGGWGDYVSDLEIVPIGGEHIQAIDEPYIAKVGAHMSEALDRIEGEQ is encoded by the coding sequence ATGAGTGAGGCACCGCAGATGAACGGCGACGACGCAACCCTGCGCGGCACCAGCCGCTCCGACCTGACCGTCGCCGACATGCGTGCCTGGCTGCGTAACTGGGTGGCCGAAGCCACCGCGCAGTCGCCGGAGAAGATCAACGAGACCGCCCCGCTGATCGAGCTGGGGCTGTCCTCGCGGGACGCGGTGGCGATGGCGTCTGACATCGAGGACTACACCGGCGTGACACTGTCGGCCACGGTGGCCTTCCGGCACCCGACGATCGAGGCGCTGGCGACCGTGATCGTCGAGGGCGAGCCGGTGGTGGTCGACCATTCCGGCGACGAGGACTGGTCGCGCGAGGAAGACAGCGCAGTCGACATCGCCGTGGTCGGTCTGGCCACCCGCTTCCCCGGCGACATGAACTCCCCCGAGGAGACCTGGCAGAAGCTGCTGGCGGGATTCGACGCGATCACCGACCTGCCGGAGGGCCGCTGGTCGGAGTTCCTGGAGGAGCCGCGGATCGCCGAGCGGGTCAGCAAGGCCCGCACCCGCGGCGGATACCTCTCCGACATCAAGGGTTTCGACGCCGAGTTCTTCGCGCTGTCGAAGATGGAAGCCGACAACATCGACCCGCAGCAGCGGATGGCTCTCGAATTGACCTGGGAGGCGTTGGAACACGCCCGTATCCCGGCGTCGTCTCTGCGCGGCGAGGCGGTCGCGGTGTACATGGGTTCGTCGAACGCCGACTACCAGAACCTGGCGTTGTCGGATCCGAGCATCACCCACCCGTATGCCATCACCGGCAACGCCAGCTCGATCATCGCCAACCGGGTCAGTTACTTCTACGACTTCCGGGGCCCGTCGGTGGCCGTGGACACCGCCTGCTCGTCGTCGCTGGTGGCGGTGCACCAGGGCGTGCAGGCGCTGCGCAACGGTGAGGCCGACGTGGTGGTGGCCGGCGGGGTCAACGCGCTGATCACCCCGCTGGTGACGGTCGGTTTCGACGAGGTCGGCGGGGTGCTGTCGCCGGACGGCCGGATCAAGTCGTTCTCGTCGGACGCCGACGGCTACGCCCGCTCCGAGGGCGGTGGCGTGCTGGTGCTCAAGCGGGTGCAGGACGCCCGGCGCGACGGCGACCAGATCCTCGCGGTGATCGCCGGCTCGGCGGTCAACCACGACGGCCGCTCCAACGGCCTGCTGGCGCCCAACCCGGACGCGCAGGAGGCCGTGCTGCGCAAGGCCTACAAGAACGCCGGTATCGACCCGCGCACCGTCGACTACATCGAGGCGCACGGCACCGGCACCATCCTGGGTGACCCGATCGAGGCCGAGGCGCTGGGCCGGGTGGTCGGGCGCGGACGCGCCGCGGACAAGCCCGCACTGCTGGGTGCGGTGAAATCCAATGTGGGACACCTGGAGTCGGCCGCCGGGGCGGCCAGCCTAGCCAAGATCGTGCTGGCGTTGCAGCACGACAAGATCCCGCCGTCGATCAACTACGCCGGACCCAACCCCTACATCGACTTCAACGCCACTCACCTCAAGGTCGCCGATACCGTCACCGACTGGCCCCGCTATGGCGGCTACGCGGTGGCCGGGGTGTCCGGCTTCGGGTTCGGCGGGGCGAACGCGCACCTGGTGGTGCGCGAGGTGCTGCCGCGCGACGTGGTGGAAAAGGAAACCCCCAAGGATTCAGCACCGGAATCAGTTGTTGCCGAAGAAGATCCGGTTCTCGAGCACGAGGCGCCCCGGTTCGACGAGTACGGCGAGTTCATCGCTCCGGAGAGCTCCGTGGAGGAGCCGGAGTACGAACTGCCCGGCCTCACCGAGGAGGCGGTGCGCCTCAAGGAGGCCGCGCTGGCCGAGCTGGCCGCGCGCGAGCCGTCGAAGCCGCTGATTCCGTTGGCCGTCTCGGCTTTCCTGACGTCACGCAAGAAGGCCGCCGCCGCGGAGTTGGCCGACTGGATCGACAGCGAGGAAGGCCGCGCCACTCCGCTGGAGTCGATCGGCCGGGCGCTGTCGCGGCGCAACCACGGCCGTTCTCGCGCAGTCGTTCTGGCCCACGACCACGATGAGGCCGTCGCCGGTCTGCGGGCGGTCGCCGAGGGCAAGTCCAAGCCGAACATCTACTCCGCCGACGGTCCGGTCACCAACGGGCCGGTGTGGGTGCTCGCCGGATTCGGTGCGCAGCACCGCAAGATGGGCAAGGAGCTCTACCTGCGCGACCCGATCTTCGCCGAGTGGATCGAGAAGGTCGACGCACTGATCCAGGACGAACGCGGCGTGTCGATCCTGGAGATGATCCTCGACGACGCGGTGGACTACACCGGCGACACCGTCGAATACCCGATCGAAGCGGTCCAGCTGGTGATCTTCGCGATCCAGATCGCGCTCGGCGAACTGCTCCGCGCACACGGTGCCGAGCCGGCGGCGATGATCGGCCAGTCGCTGGGCGAGCCTGGCGCGGCGTACTTCGCAGGCGGCCTGTCGCTGCGCGACACCGTCCGCATCATCGTGCCGCGCGCCCGGTTGATGGGCGAGGGCGAGGCGATGCTGTTCGGCGAATACATCCGGCTGATGGCACTGGTCGAGTACTCCGCCGAGGAGATCAAGACCGTCTTCGCCGACTTCCCGGACCTGGAGGTCTGCGTCTACGCCGCACCCACCCAGACCGTGATCGGCGGGCCGCCCGAGCAGGTCGACGCGATCATCGCCCGCGCCGAGGCCGAGGGCCGCTTCGCCCGCAAGTTCCAGACCAAGGGCGCCAGCCACACCGCCCAGATGGACCCGCTGCTCGGCGAGTTCACCGCGGATCTGCAGGGTATCGAGCCGATGCCGCTGAACTGCGGCTACTTCTCCACCGTGCACGAGGGCTCCTACATCCGTCCCAGCGCCGAGCCGATCCACGACGTCGACTACTGGAAGAAGGGCCTGCGCCACTCGGTGTACTTCACCCACGGGGTGCGCAACGCCGTCGACAACGGCTACACCACCTTCCTGGAGCTGGCACCCAACCCGGTGGCCCTGATGCAGGTGGGGCTGACCACCGCCGACGCGGGCCTGCCCGACGCGCAGCTGATCGCCACGCTGGCCCGCAAGGCCGACGAAGTCGACGCGATGACGATGGCGATGGCCCAGCTCTATGTCCACGGCCACGACCTGGACATGCGCACGCTGTTCCCGAGGCGCGCCGAGGGGCCGGTCGGCCCGGAGGAGTTCGCCGACATCCCGCCGACGCGGTTCAGGCACAAGCCGCACTGGCTCGACGCGCATTTCTCCGGCGACGCCACCGGTGTCATGCCCGGTTCGCACATCGCGACCCCGGACGGCCGGCACGTCTTCGAATACGCCGCGCGCGGTGAGACGGACCTGGCAACGCTGGTGAAATCCGCTGCGGCAGCGGTACTTCCGGGCGCCACACTGGTGGCCTCCGAGCAGCGTGCGGTGCCGGCGGAGGGATCCCGGCTGGTGACGACGCTGACCCGGCACCCCGGCGGGGCGTCCGTGCAGGTGCACTCCCGCATCGGGGAGTCGTTCACGCTGGTCTACGACGCCCTGGTCTCCCGCGGCGGTGAGGGCGCGGTGGCGCTACCGATGGCGGTCGGCGCCGGTACCTCGATCACGTCGGAAACCATTGCGGCACCGGCCGACAACGGGGCGGTCGACGACGCTGACGACGCAGCGATCCTGCACGACAACCTCACCGCGGGAGCGGGACTGGCCGCCGGTTTCGCCAAATGGTCACCGGAGAGTGGTGAGACCATCGCCGACCGGCTGGGCGCGATCGTCGGCGGTGCGATGGGCTACGAGCCCGAGGACCTGCCGTGGGAGGTGCCGCTGATCGAGCTGGGCCTGGATTCGCTGATGGCCGTGCGGATCAAGAACCGGGTCGAATACGACTTCGACATGCCGCCGATCCAGCTGACCGCGGTCCGCGACGCCAATCTCTACAACGTCGCGGAGATGATCCGCTACGCGGTCGAGCACCGCGATGAGGTCCAGGCGCTGCACGAGCACCAGAAGACCCTGACGCCCGAGGAGATCGCCGCCGAGCAGGCCGCGCTCATCTCCGGCGCCACGGTGTCCAGCGTGACCGCCCCGGCGCCGGACCCGCAGGCCGAGTCCGAGACGCAGGCGCCGCCCGCCTCGGAGATCCCGATCCCGCCGCCGCCGACCGATCCGTCGGGTCCGGGTGGCGCGCCGATCCCGCCGCCGCCCACCAATCCTGAGGGCCCGAGCGGTGTGGCCAAGGCGACCGCTGCGGCGGCGGCCGCGAAGGTCCTGACCCAGGAGGCGGTGACGGAGGCGCTGGGTGCCGACGTGCCGCCGCGTGACGCCGCCGAGCGGGTCACCTTCGCGACCTGGGCGATCGTCACCGGCAAGTCGCCGGGCGGCATCTTCAACGAGTTGCCCGCACTCGACGACGCCGCGGCCGAGAAGATGGCCGCGCGGCTGTCCGAGCGGGCCGAGGGCATCATCACCGTCGACGACGTCACATCGGCCACCACCATCGAGGGCCTGGCCACCATCGTCCGTGACCAACTCGAAGAGGGCGTGGTGGACGGTTTCGTCCGCACCCTGCGGGCACCGAAAGAGGGCTCCAGCCGCCTGCCGTTGTTCGTGTTCCACCCGGCGGGCGGCTCGACCGTGGTCTACGAACCGCTGATGAAGCGCCTGCCTGCCGACACCCCGGTGTACGGCATCGAGCGGGTGGAGGGCTCCATCGAGGAGCGCGCCGCGGAGTACGTGCCCAAGCTGCTGGAGATGCACGACGGCCCGTTCGCGCTGGCCGGTTGGTCACTGGGCGGGGCGCTGGCCTACGCCTGTGCGATCGGGCTCACCCGCGCCGGCGCCGACGTGCGCTATGTCGGCCTGATCGACCTGGTTCTTCCCGGCGAGCCGATCGACCAGAGCAAGGAGGGGATGCGCGCCCGCTGGGACCGCTACGCCCGATTCGCCGAGCGCACCTTCAATGTCGAGGTTCCCGAGATCCCCTACGAGGAGCTGGAGAAGCTCGACGACGAGGGTCAGGTGAAGTTCGTGCTGGAGGTCGTCGCGCAGAGCGGGGTGCAGATCCCGGGCGGCATCATCGAGCACCAGCGCACCTCGTATCTGGACAACCGCGCCCTGGACACCATCGAGATCCAGCCCTACGACGGGCACGTCACGTTGTACATGGCCGACCGCTACCACGACGACGCCATCGTGTTCGAGCCCGCCTACGCGACCCGCAAGCCCGACGGCGGCTGGGGTGACTACGTCTCCGATCTGGAGATCGTGCCGATCGGGGGCGAGCACATCCAGGCCATCGACGAGCCGTACATTGCCAAAGTGGGCGCCCATATGAGCGAGGCGCTCGACCGCATCGAAGGAGAGCAGTGA
- a CDS encoding acyl-CoA carboxylase subunit beta, with protein MTTELPAPKSKTTAELLAELREKLELAKEPGGDKAVAKRAKKGIPSARDRIRALLDPGTFLEVGALCKTPGDPDALYGDGVVTGHGRINGRPVGVFSHDQTVFQGSVGEMFGRKVAKLMEWVAMVGCPIIGINDSAGARIQDAVTSLAWYAELGRRHEMLRGLVPEVSIILGKCAGGAVYSPIQTDLLVAVRDQGYMFITGPDVIKDVTGEDVTFDELGGADAQAQRGNIHKVVADEAEAFQYVRDYLSFLPANHFDDAPIVNPGLEPEITPHDLELDSIVPDADNTAYDMHEILLRMFDDGDVFEISEQRGRAMITAFARVDGHPVGVIANQPMFMSGAVDTEASDKAASFIRFCDSFNLPLVFVVDTPGAMPGVSEEKNGIIKRGGRFFNAIVEADVPKVTFIIRKAYGGGYAVMGSKQLSADLNFAWPTARIAVIGADGAAQLLVKRFPDPTAPEVQKIKADFIAGYNENMAIPWTAAERGYIDAVIQPHETRLLLRKSLRLLRDKQNFPKVQRKHGLLPI; from the coding sequence GTGACCACCGAGCTCCCGGCGCCGAAGTCCAAGACCACTGCCGAGCTGCTCGCCGAACTGCGCGAAAAGCTGGAGCTGGCAAAGGAACCCGGCGGTGATAAGGCCGTCGCCAAGCGGGCGAAGAAGGGCATTCCCAGTGCCCGCGACCGCATTCGTGCGTTGCTGGACCCGGGTACCTTCCTGGAGGTGGGCGCGCTGTGCAAGACCCCCGGCGACCCGGATGCGCTCTACGGCGACGGTGTGGTGACCGGGCACGGCCGGATCAACGGCCGGCCGGTCGGGGTGTTCAGCCACGACCAGACGGTGTTCCAGGGCTCGGTCGGGGAGATGTTCGGCCGCAAGGTGGCCAAGTTGATGGAGTGGGTGGCCATGGTGGGCTGCCCGATCATCGGCATCAACGACTCCGCCGGAGCCCGCATCCAGGACGCGGTCACGTCGCTGGCCTGGTACGCCGAGTTGGGCCGGCGCCACGAGATGCTGCGCGGCCTGGTGCCTGAGGTCTCCATCATTTTGGGCAAATGCGCTGGGGGAGCGGTGTATTCGCCGATCCAGACCGATCTATTGGTGGCGGTGCGCGACCAGGGCTACATGTTCATCACCGGGCCTGACGTGATCAAGGACGTCACCGGTGAGGACGTGACGTTCGACGAGCTCGGCGGTGCCGACGCGCAGGCGCAGCGGGGCAACATCCACAAGGTGGTCGCCGACGAGGCCGAGGCGTTCCAGTACGTGCGCGACTACCTGTCGTTCCTGCCGGCCAACCACTTCGACGACGCTCCGATCGTCAACCCCGGTCTGGAGCCGGAGATCACGCCGCACGACCTGGAGCTGGACTCGATCGTGCCGGATGCGGACAACACCGCCTACGACATGCACGAGATCCTGCTGCGGATGTTCGACGACGGCGACGTCTTCGAGATCTCCGAACAGCGCGGCCGGGCGATGATCACCGCGTTCGCCCGGGTCGACGGGCATCCGGTCGGGGTGATCGCCAACCAGCCGATGTTCATGTCCGGGGCCGTGGACACCGAGGCCTCCGACAAGGCGGCCAGCTTCATCCGGTTCTGCGACTCCTTCAACCTGCCCCTGGTCTTCGTCGTCGACACCCCCGGCGCCATGCCCGGGGTCTCGGAGGAGAAGAACGGGATCATCAAGCGCGGCGGCCGGTTCTTCAACGCGATCGTCGAGGCCGACGTGCCCAAGGTGACCTTCATCATCCGCAAGGCTTACGGCGGCGGGTATGCGGTGATGGGCTCCAAGCAGCTCTCCGCCGACCTCAACTTCGCCTGGCCGACGGCCCGCATCGCGGTGATCGGTGCCGACGGCGCCGCCCAGCTACTGGTGAAGCGCTTCCCGGATCCGACCGCGCCGGAGGTGCAGAAGATCAAGGCGGACTTCATCGCCGGCTACAACGAGAACATGGCGATTCCGTGGACCGCCGCCGAGCGTGGCTACATCGACGCGGTGATCCAGCCGCACGAGACCCGGCTGCTGCTGCGTAAGTCGCTGCGGCTGCTGCGCGACAAGCAGAACTTCCCCAAGGTGCAGCGCAAGCACGGCCTGCTGCCGATTTAA
- a CDS encoding PE-PPE domain-containing protein: MFDAPRAALGVVALAVGLSGMPLVTPPSSALAHAGVALTATDGGSLSGSNVALIMGPSMIPTPSQQYADTVDALFLQPRGFAGELEVLTTPASPYNLDSSLAEGAHILVDRVQSLLDGGQADADHPVTVFGYSQSAALTTLAMQQLNEAGVPASAVHFVLIGDSAYPNGGMLVGFANMPGIFDSLEQGGVTLGHPTPNDLYPTDIYTLEYDGYADFPRYPMNLLSSMNALMGLATQHIAYLGLTPEQLAEATLLESSPDSLINSYMITSEYLPLLWPLLFVPVVGQPLYDLMEPTMRILVNLGYGSIDHGWNDGPPDVPTPVSVDGPDMDWAEVSDALAKAAQTGWDAFVADVVNPATYDLFAIPALVDNPALAGLLDAGFAAGVGGSDDPSVSDLLAGLTNMMWSSLVGGLFAVPF, translated from the coding sequence ATGTTTGATGCTCCGCGAGCTGCCTTAGGAGTCGTCGCGCTGGCGGTCGGCCTGAGCGGAATGCCGCTGGTGACTCCGCCGTCGTCGGCCCTCGCGCACGCCGGCGTTGCGCTGACGGCCACGGACGGGGGCAGCCTTTCGGGCTCCAACGTTGCGCTGATCATGGGGCCGAGCATGATTCCCACGCCGAGCCAGCAGTACGCCGACACCGTGGATGCGCTGTTTCTGCAGCCGCGCGGCTTCGCCGGCGAGCTCGAGGTGCTGACCACACCCGCGTCGCCCTACAACCTGGACAGCTCGCTGGCTGAGGGGGCACACATCCTGGTCGATCGGGTGCAGAGCCTCCTCGACGGCGGGCAGGCCGACGCCGATCATCCGGTGACCGTCTTCGGCTACTCGCAGAGCGCCGCCCTGACGACGCTGGCGATGCAGCAGCTCAATGAGGCCGGGGTGCCGGCTTCGGCCGTGCACTTCGTGCTGATCGGCGATTCGGCGTACCCCAACGGCGGCATGCTGGTGGGCTTCGCCAATATGCCGGGCATCTTCGACTCGCTGGAGCAGGGCGGGGTCACGTTAGGTCATCCCACGCCGAATGACTTGTACCCCACCGACATCTACACCCTGGAGTACGACGGCTACGCCGACTTCCCCCGCTATCCGATGAACCTGCTGTCCAGCATGAACGCCCTCATGGGCCTGGCCACCCAGCACATCGCGTACCTGGGCCTGACCCCCGAGCAGCTCGCAGAGGCGACGCTGCTGGAGTCCAGCCCCGACAGCCTGATCAACTCCTACATGATCACCAGCGAGTATCTGCCGCTGTTGTGGCCGCTGTTGTTCGTGCCGGTGGTAGGACAGCCGCTGTATGACCTGATGGAACCGACCATGCGGATCCTGGTGAACCTGGGCTACGGCAGCATCGATCACGGCTGGAACGACGGTCCGCCCGACGTGCCGACGCCGGTGTCGGTGGACGGGCCGGACATGGACTGGGCGGAGGTCTCCGACGCGCTTGCCAAGGCAGCGCAGACCGGCTGGGACGCCTTCGTCGCCGACGTGGTGAACCCTGCGACCTACGACCTCTTCGCCATCCCGGCGCTGGTCGACAATCCCGCGCTGGCGGGCCTGTTGGACGCGGGGTTCGCTGCGGGCGTCGGGGGCTCGGACGACCCGTCGGTGTCGGACCTGCTCGCCGGGTTGACGAACATGATGTGGTCCTCGCTGGTGGGTGGCCTGTTCGCGGTTCCGTTCTAG
- a CDS encoding MFS transporter: protein MSLLLPAARPPAPAGKPQRSTADERNRVLRRAIMASAIGNATEWYDYGVYAVVATYLTGAFFPGTLGNVGTMLGFAVSFVLRPLGGMIWGPIGDRFGRKSVLVATIALIAVATTLMGVLPTYATAGWWAPGLLIALRVVQGFSTGGEYGGAATFMAESAPDAKRGTYGSFLEFGAVAGFVLGSAVVLALEAMLTHEQMAAWGWRIPFLLALPLGVVGLALRSRMEETPVFTECVACEEITGSAWDRLVDLLTNYTRPIAVTFALIVVLNIIDYTLVTYQPTYLHATAGLDERSRTTVVLIGELAMMACIPFAGAWSDRIGRKPLWRVSLLGFAALALPMYWLMGQGFVWALVGFTVLSVLFAAPLATVSATFPALFPTQVRYAGFAIADNAAVAVFGGTAPVVADTVIERTGWQLFPAAYLVFAALVGLVALRFLPETVGYSLRGTGIPGVQGELERELAALTADPRAGVRRNAAFEAEWAVDKYLRPQQRTPAGYRGVPQLAGVSGPRIRV from the coding sequence ATGAGCCTGCTTTTGCCGGCGGCGCGGCCGCCGGCGCCGGCCGGTAAACCGCAGCGCAGCACCGCCGACGAACGTAACCGTGTGCTGCGCAGGGCAATTATGGCCTCCGCAATCGGCAACGCCACCGAGTGGTACGACTACGGCGTCTACGCCGTCGTGGCGACCTACCTCACCGGCGCGTTCTTCCCGGGCACGCTGGGCAACGTCGGCACCATGCTCGGTTTCGCGGTGTCGTTCGTGCTACGGCCGCTGGGCGGCATGATCTGGGGCCCGATCGGCGACCGGTTCGGGCGCAAGTCGGTGCTGGTCGCCACCATTGCACTGATCGCGGTGGCGACCACTCTGATGGGTGTGCTGCCCACCTACGCCACGGCCGGCTGGTGGGCGCCGGGGTTGCTGATCGCACTACGGGTGGTGCAGGGGTTCTCCACCGGCGGCGAATACGGCGGCGCCGCAACATTTATGGCCGAAAGCGCACCCGACGCCAAACGCGGGACCTACGGCAGTTTCCTGGAGTTCGGCGCGGTGGCCGGGTTCGTGCTCGGCAGCGCGGTCGTGCTCGCACTGGAGGCGATGCTCACCCATGAGCAGATGGCAGCCTGGGGGTGGCGGATCCCGTTCCTGTTGGCCCTGCCGCTGGGCGTGGTGGGCCTGGCGTTGCGCAGCCGCATGGAAGAGACGCCGGTCTTCACCGAATGCGTTGCCTGCGAGGAGATCACCGGTTCGGCATGGGACCGCCTGGTGGACTTGCTCACCAACTACACCCGGCCGATCGCGGTGACGTTCGCGTTGATCGTGGTACTCAACATCATCGACTACACCCTGGTGACCTACCAGCCGACCTATTTGCACGCCACGGCCGGCCTCGACGAGCGCAGCCGGACGACCGTGGTGCTGATCGGGGAGCTGGCGATGATGGCCTGCATCCCGTTCGCCGGCGCCTGGTCGGACCGGATCGGCCGCAAGCCGCTGTGGCGGGTCTCGCTGCTGGGGTTCGCCGCGCTGGCACTGCCGATGTATTGGCTGATGGGCCAGGGCTTCGTCTGGGCGCTGGTGGGTTTCACGGTGCTCAGCGTGCTGTTCGCGGCCCCGTTGGCCACGGTGTCGGCGACGTTCCCGGCGCTGTTCCCCACCCAGGTGCGCTACGCCGGATTCGCGATCGCCGACAATGCGGCGGTGGCGGTGTTCGGCGGCACCGCACCCGTCGTGGCCGACACCGTCATCGAGCGCACCGGGTGGCAGTTGTTCCCGGCCGCCTACCTGGTCTTCGCCGCGCTGGTCGGTCTGGTGGCGCTGCGGTTCCTGCCGGAGACGGTCGGATACTCGCTGCGCGGTACCGGTATTCCCGGTGTGCAGGGAGAGCTCGAGCGCGAGCTGGCGGCGCTGACCGCCGACCCGCGGGCCGGGGTGCGCCGCAATGCGGCGTTCGAGGCGGAGTGGGCCGTCGACAAGTACCTGCGACCGCAGCAGCGCACGCCCGCCGGCTATCGCGGTGTGCCGCAACTCGCCGGTGTGAGCGGCCCCCGGATCAGGGTCTGA
- a CDS encoding Rv2640c family ArsR-like transcriptional regulator: protein MPKALPAIDMSAPVCCAPVASGPISDADALEIALRLKALADPVRVKIVSYLFSSTTGGEISGDLAAVLDLSESTVSHHLTQLRKAGLVVSDRRGMNMFHRIRPEALQALCTALDPNCCT, encoded by the coding sequence ATGCCCAAAGCGTTGCCGGCGATCGACATGTCCGCGCCGGTGTGTTGTGCCCCGGTGGCCTCGGGGCCGATCAGCGATGCCGATGCCCTGGAGATTGCGTTGCGACTCAAGGCGTTGGCTGACCCGGTGCGGGTCAAGATTGTGTCGTATCTGTTCAGCTCCACGACCGGCGGGGAGATTTCCGGTGACCTGGCTGCAGTGCTGGATCTGAGCGAGTCCACGGTCAGCCACCACCTGACCCAGCTGCGCAAGGCCGGCCTGGTGGTGTCGGATCGGCGCGGGATGAATATGTTCCACCGGATCCGCCCGGAGGCCCTGCAGGCACTGTGCACGGCACTGGACCCGAACTGCTGCACCTGA
- a CDS encoding ArsI/CadI family heavy metal resistance metalloenzyme: MSRIQLALNVDDLDAAIAFYSTLFNAEPAKVKPGYANFAIADPPLKLVLLENPGQGGTLNHLGVEVASSEVVHAEIARLSEAGMFTEEEIGTTCCFATQDKVWVTGPGKERWEVYTKLADTETFGASPQHPDNDVDGQQVCCSSSAIAPDESAAAPTSCC; this comes from the coding sequence ATGTCCCGGATTCAACTCGCCCTCAACGTTGATGACCTCGATGCCGCGATCGCGTTCTACTCCACGTTGTTCAATGCCGAGCCGGCCAAGGTCAAACCCGGCTACGCAAACTTCGCGATCGCCGACCCGCCGCTGAAGCTGGTGCTGCTGGAAAACCCAGGTCAGGGTGGCACGCTCAACCACCTGGGTGTGGAGGTGGCCTCCAGTGAGGTTGTGCACGCCGAGATTGCCCGGTTGAGTGAAGCGGGGATGTTCACCGAGGAGGAGATCGGCACCACCTGTTGCTTCGCTACCCAGGACAAGGTCTGGGTGACCGGCCCCGGTAAGGAGCGCTGGGAGGTCTACACCAAACTCGCCGACACCGAGACCTTCGGCGCCAGCCCGCAACACCCGGATAATGACGTTGACGGTCAGCAGGTGTGCTGCAGCAGCAGCGCCATTGCACCCGACGAGTCCGCGGCCGCGCCGACCTCGTGCTGCTGA